From Candidatus Paceibacterota bacterium, a single genomic window includes:
- a CDS encoding glycine--tRNA ligase, whose product MADNKKEDGLMEKIVSLCKRRGFIYQGSEIYGGLAGTWDYGPLGVALKRNITNLWWKRFVEEKENMYGIDAAILMNPKAWESSGHLSGFSDPLVECEKCKKRFRADTLEDREKCPECSGKLGGERQFNMMFKTNIGATEDESSAVYLRPETAGGMFVNFKNVVDSFHPRLPFGTAQIGKAFRNEIAPRDFIFRVRELEQMEIEYFVKPDEWKDSFEKFRLEMKDWIREVGIKEDSVHELEVGDGDRAHYSKRTIDFEFDFPFGRKELYGLAYRTDFDLSAHTKGSGTDLSYYDEETKERFTPHVIEPSFGVERTVLAVLSSAYTEDELGGETRAYLKLPPNISPTLVAVFPLLKNKPELVKKAEEVYMMLKKDFSRVSFDDNGNIGKRYRRQDEIGTPFCVTIDFDTLEDDTVTIRNRDTGEQERVLITELVSKIGSSIN is encoded by the coding sequence ATGGCAGACAACAAGAAAGAAGATGGTCTCATGGAAAAAATTGTGTCGCTTTGTAAGCGACGCGGTTTTATATATCAAGGCTCAGAAATATACGGAGGCCTTGCGGGGACTTGGGATTACGGCCCACTTGGTGTCGCTCTAAAACGAAATATTACGAATTTGTGGTGGAAGAGGTTTGTTGAGGAAAAGGAAAATATGTACGGTATTGATGCAGCCATTTTGATGAACCCCAAAGCATGGGAATCCTCCGGACATTTATCTGGTTTTTCTGACCCGCTTGTTGAGTGTGAGAAATGTAAAAAAAGATTTCGTGCAGATACTTTGGAGGATAGGGAAAAGTGTCCAGAATGCAGTGGAAAGCTTGGTGGAGAAAGGCAATTTAATATGATGTTTAAGACAAACATCGGAGCAACAGAGGACGAATCTTCCGCAGTTTATCTTCGCCCAGAAACTGCTGGCGGAATGTTTGTTAATTTTAAGAATGTTGTTGATAGTTTCCACCCAAGACTTCCTTTTGGAACAGCGCAAATCGGGAAGGCATTTCGAAACGAAATTGCTCCTAGAGATTTTATTTTTCGTGTGAGGGAGTTGGAGCAAATGGAGATTGAATATTTTGTTAAGCCAGACGAATGGAAAGATTCGTTTGAAAAGTTTCGTCTAGAGATGAAAGATTGGATTAGGGAAGTTGGTATAAAAGAAGATAGTGTCCACGAGCTTGAGGTGGGCGATGGTGACCGTGCACATTATTCAAAAAGAACAATTGATTTTGAATTTGATTTTCCTTTTGGTAGAAAAGAGCTTTATGGTTTAGCCTATCGCACTGACTTTGATTTGAGTGCACATACAAAGGGTAGTGGTACTGATTTGTCATATTATGATGAAGAAACAAAAGAAAGATTTACCCCACACGTTATTGAGCCTTCGTTTGGTGTCGAGCGTACGGTACTTGCGGTTCTTTCAAGTGCTTATACAGAAGATGAGCTTGGCGGTGAGACACGCGCTTATTTAAAGTTGCCTCCAAATATCTCCCCGACCTTAGTTGCAGTATTTCCACTCTTGAAAAACAAACCAGAGCTTGTTAAAAAAGCGGAGGAGGTTTACATGATGCTTAAAAAAGATTTTTCTCGTGTTTCTTTTGACGACAACGGTAATATTGGTAAACGTTATCGCAGACAAGATGAAATCGGCACTCCTTTTTGTGTGACTATAGATTTTGACACTTTAGAGGATGATACCGTGACAATTCGTAATCGTGATACTGGAGAACAAGAGCGTGTTTTAATCACGGAATTAGTAAGCAAAATCGGAAGCTCGATTAATTAA
- a CDS encoding PQQ-binding-like beta-propeller repeat protein, whose protein sequence is MESSQLKLKEVIEKEVFITKKEARSVDQNGTETDWIFDFRKVLLGAEILNIVSELFWEKFKNEHPFQIGGIEVASIPLITAFVLKVREKNKISNGFFIRKSRKKSGLLRMIEGEISNDKIILVDDIINSGKSFIRQIEVIESLGKKVSAVFVILRFRDLPYYSYLTERGIKIISLFTLEDFGGSLGVSNLIDKTELPVPTPFKIDWYFKSEKPNYFLVTAKSAPAVDKEKIYFGGDNGVFWALNQIDGKAVWDYKILLGAQKRKAFSSPVVYKDVVYFGANDGNFYALNSSTGKRKWVFLEADWIGSSPCIAEDIGAIFVGLEFGLWKKQGALVALDSSSGEKMWEFSMSDFTQSSPAYSSKLGIVICGCNDFSVYGLDVKTGKLLWTFKTEGEIKGSFSFDEKLGVVVFGSFDSCVYVLETKTGKLIHKIKTDEAIFSTPTVNDGFAYVSSLDKSLYCIDLDKGVVVWKFKTNARIFSSPEIIDDSVYIGSNDGRLYELDLKTGKNTAFFQATERITDKIAFNKTTGRIFLPTFANEIYCLSKNKKPE, encoded by the coding sequence ATGGAATCGTCACAATTAAAACTTAAAGAAGTAATAGAAAAAGAGGTCTTCATAACAAAAAAAGAAGCAAGGAGTGTTGATCAAAACGGCACAGAAACTGATTGGATTTTTGATTTTAGAAAAGTACTTCTTGGTGCGGAAATTCTCAATATAGTAAGTGAATTATTTTGGGAAAAATTTAAAAACGAACATCCCTTTCAAATTGGCGGTATCGAGGTTGCTTCAATCCCTCTCATAACAGCGTTTGTTTTAAAAGTAAGGGAAAAAAATAAAATATCTAATGGATTTTTTATACGAAAGTCTCGTAAAAAAAGTGGCCTTCTTCGAATGATTGAGGGTGAAATTTCCAACGATAAAATTATTTTGGTTGACGATATTATTAATAGTGGCAAAAGTTTTATTCGGCAAATTGAGGTTATTGAATCACTTGGTAAAAAAGTAAGCGCTGTTTTTGTTATTTTAAGGTTTCGAGATTTACCATATTACTCCTATCTCACGGAACGAGGAATAAAAATTATTTCCCTTTTTACCCTTGAAGACTTTGGGGGCTCGCTTGGTGTTTCTAATTTGATTGATAAGACCGAGCTTCCCGTTCCTACTCCTTTTAAGATTGACTGGTATTTTAAAAGTGAAAAACCAAACTATTTCCTAGTTACCGCAAAATCAGCGCCAGCTGTTGATAAAGAAAAAATTTATTTCGGCGGAGACAATGGAGTATTTTGGGCGTTAAACCAAATAGACGGAAAGGCTGTTTGGGATTATAAAATTTTATTAGGGGCTCAGAAAAGAAAGGCCTTCTCTTCCCCTGTTGTTTATAAAGATGTTGTTTATTTTGGGGCTAATGATGGTAATTTTTACGCACTTAATTCCTCTACTGGCAAAAGAAAATGGGTTTTCTTAGAAGCAGACTGGATTGGGTCATCTCCTTGTATTGCAGAGGACATCGGTGCAATTTTTGTCGGTCTTGAGTTTGGTTTATGGAAAAAACAAGGAGCCCTTGTTGCCCTAGATTCTTCTTCGGGGGAAAAAATGTGGGAGTTCTCAATGTCTGATTTTACTCAATCTTCACCTGCTTATTCTTCTAAACTAGGAATAGTGATTTGTGGGTGTAATGATTTTTCGGTATATGGTCTTGATGTTAAAACAGGAAAACTTCTTTGGACATTTAAGACGGAGGGTGAAATAAAGGGGTCATTTTCCTTCGATGAAAAACTTGGGGTTGTTGTCTTTGGTTCATTTGATTCATGTGTATACGTTTTAGAAACTAAGACCGGCAAGCTAATTCATAAAATAAAAACGGATGAGGCAATATTTTCTACCCCTACAGTTAATGACGGCTTTGCTTATGTATCCTCTCTTGATAAAAGTCTGTACTGCATAGACTTAGATAAAGGAGTGGTTGTTTGGAAATTCAAAACAAATGCCAGAATTTTTTCTTCCCCAGAAATAATCGACGACAGTGTTTACATCGGATCAAACGATGGAAGACTTTATGAACTCGATCTTAAAACAGGAAAAAACACAGCATTTTTCCAGGCCACAGAAAGAATTACAGATAAAATAGCATTCAACAAAACAACAGGTAGAATATTTCTGCCAACTTTTGCTAATGAAATATATTGTCTTTCTAAAAACAAAAAGCCTGAATAG
- a CDS encoding AMMECR1 domain-containing protein, with protein MFLTNFSILEKLYEVYYFKQINSFSTWLVKNSLEDRSVFIDLPHQERFLKDNFSKNKEKKISFIFCKPKGLQGALEKNNLSNTDSWKDIFLSNEFEVWENKEMYHGSSFPIRFGLNEDEKKEALGYARKTLEVFLKTGNREKVLSKNLSERFLDNASVDVALWVNGELRGSRIVENLPLSEAIEEASIRACRDERFKPLSLEELDNTTIEVAILSSLRLPLMEKEKRDNDIYTEKGYVMSVKGKTGWFLPAVFNCLTFNGLDDFLINLIEKKIGFPKVYLPEASVEIFEVDNFVESVEKTPLALKGPVVLRSSLTEVGDKKLLDYFYEGADKSADFLCRIQEKDGNIPPVINPLTGKATQVDWVRLALSSWALFEWGRKQGNSAYEESAKKSFLYLRDNLYSHSCLPAYSRCLSFIYYRRLALSLGEIEEVQKSNKVIASIILNLEYEPILYSQIAHHLIDISKGNDVSLMKAKEFTEIVLADYQKKIKENNSSLELARYPELIYLLREIGERAGNTELIKKSEEIESWFISKQFSDGSFPSKVNTTFSYVRGTGKIFEVLCLNQKKNIDVIEKVITWIIDMQYIEDNTFFVKNDIKEQILGGFRHDYLNQAVWIDATAHVLIGATRLKKSRNLL; from the coding sequence ATGTTTTTAACCAACTTTAGCATACTGGAAAAGCTCTATGAGGTTTATTACTTCAAACAAATCAACTCTTTTTCTACGTGGCTTGTAAAAAATTCATTAGAAGATAGAAGTGTTTTTATTGACTTACCACATCAGGAAAGATTTTTGAAAGACAATTTTTCTAAAAATAAAGAAAAAAAGATCTCCTTTATTTTTTGTAAACCAAAAGGACTTCAAGGAGCACTTGAAAAAAATAATTTAAGTAACACAGATTCATGGAAGGATATTTTTTTGTCGAACGAGTTTGAGGTTTGGGAAAATAAAGAAATGTACCATGGTAGTAGTTTTCCAATCAGGTTTGGTTTAAATGAAGACGAGAAAAAAGAAGCACTTGGTTATGCAAGAAAAACCCTTGAAGTTTTTTTAAAAACAGGGAATCGAGAAAAAGTTTTATCTAAAAATTTATCAGAAAGATTTTTGGATAATGCGAGTGTTGATGTTGCGCTATGGGTTAATGGGGAATTGCGTGGGTCACGCATTGTTGAAAACTTGCCACTTAGTGAGGCGATTGAGGAAGCTTCGATTCGTGCTTGTCGCGACGAGAGATTCAAGCCTCTTTCTTTGGAAGAATTAGATAATACAACGATTGAAGTTGCGATACTTTCTAGTTTGCGCTTACCGCTTATGGAAAAAGAGAAAAGGGATAATGATATCTACACGGAAAAAGGGTATGTGATGTCTGTGAAAGGAAAAACTGGTTGGTTTTTGCCAGCTGTTTTTAACTGCCTGACATTTAATGGGCTGGATGATTTTTTAATAAACCTTATTGAAAAAAAGATTGGATTTCCAAAAGTTTACTTACCAGAAGCTTCAGTCGAAATATTTGAGGTTGATAATTTTGTTGAGTCAGTAGAAAAGACCCCGCTAGCACTTAAGGGGCCAGTTGTTTTAAGAAGTAGTTTGACTGAGGTGGGAGACAAAAAGCTTCTAGACTATTTTTATGAAGGTGCAGACAAGAGTGCAGATTTTCTTTGTAGAATACAAGAAAAAGATGGCAATATTCCCCCGGTTATAAACCCACTTACAGGAAAGGCAACTCAGGTAGATTGGGTTCGCCTCGCCTTGTCGTCTTGGGCTCTTTTTGAATGGGGGAGGAAACAAGGAAATAGTGCCTACGAGGAATCAGCAAAGAAAAGTTTTTTGTACCTTAGGGACAATTTATACAGCCACTCTTGTCTACCTGCATATTCTCGTTGTCTTTCGTTTATATACTATAGAAGGTTGGCGCTCTCTTTAGGGGAAATAGAAGAAGTCCAAAAGAGCAATAAAGTTATTGCTAGTATTATTTTAAATTTGGAATACGAGCCAATTTTATATTCGCAAATCGCCCATCATTTAATCGATATTTCAAAAGGGAATGACGTTTCTTTAATGAAAGCAAAAGAGTTTACAGAAATTGTTTTAGCTGATTATCAAAAAAAGATTAAAGAAAATAACTCGAGCTTAGAATTGGCGAGATACCCCGAACTAATATACTTGCTTCGCGAAATTGGGGAGAGGGCAGGAAACACTGAACTTATAAAAAAATCGGAAGAAATTGAAAGTTGGTTTATTTCGAAGCAGTTTAGTGACGGGAGTTTCCCAAGCAAAGTTAATACAACATTTTCGTATGTAAGGGGTACGGGGAAAATATTTGAAGTGTTGTGTTTGAATCAAAAGAAAAATATAGATGTAATTGAAAAAGTTATAACGTGGATTATTGATATGCAATACATAGAAGATAACACTTTTTTTGTGAAAAATGACATAAAGGAACAAATCCTAGGAGGATTTCGCCATGATTACTTAAATCAAGCTGTTTGGATTGACGCCACAGCTCATGTGTTAATTGGAGCAACAAGACTTAAAAAGTCACGTAATCTCTTGTAG